One segment of Setaria viridis chromosome 4, Setaria_viridis_v4.0, whole genome shotgun sequence DNA contains the following:
- the LOC117854258 gene encoding cell number regulator 11: MSGEWSVGLGSCFGDVGTCCLTCWCPCVTFGRVAAVVDRGSTCCQWVYTCSKRSSMRAQYNLQESPCLDCCVHFWCDTCALCQEYRELEKRGFNMAKGWEGSNKVVGCVEGMRPPRKQSMCF; encoded by the exons ATGTCAGGGGAGTGGTCTGTTGGACTCGGCagctgcttcggagatgtcggCACCT GTTGCTTGACTTGCTGGTGCCCCTGCGTTACATTTGGCCGTGTTGCTGCGGTTGTGGACAGAGGCTCCACAT GTTGCCAGTGGGTGTATACTTGTAGCAAACGCTCCTCAATGCGGGCGCAATACAACCTACAAGAATCGCCGTGCTTGGACTGCTGTGTCCACTTCTGGTGCGACACCTGCGCGCTGTGCCAGGAGTACAGAGAGCTCGAGAAGCGCGGCTTCAATATGGCCAAAG GATGGGAAGGTAGCAACAAGGTGGTGGGGTGTGTAGAAGGGATGAGGCCACCACGAAAGCAATCAATGTGCTTCTAG
- the LOC117853141 gene encoding basic blue protein: protein MAGRGRGSASGSNGALVAAGAALLCAAAVLLAPAPGAEAAGATYLVGDAAGWTRNVDYGQWLAGKTFHAGDMLVFKYNSTFHDVAWVSKGGYRHCIVSPKGRAPVYRSGYDTVRLPAGTHYFICGVPDHCQAGMKLAVKVY, encoded by the exons ATGGCGGGTCGGGGAAGAGGCAGTGCAAGCGGCAGCAACGGCGCTctggtggccgccggcgcggcgctcctgtgcgcggcggcggtgctcctgGCGCCCGCcccgggcgcggaggcggcgggtgcGACGTACCTGGTGGGCGACGCTGCCGGGTGGACGCGCAACGTCGACTACGGCCAGTGGCTCGCCGGCAAGACCTTCCACGCCGGCGACATGCTCG TGTTCAAGTACAACTCGACGTTCCACGACGTGGCGTGGGTGAGCAAGGGCGGGTACCGCCACTGCATCGTGTCGCCCAAGGGCCGCGCCCCCGTGTACCGCAGTGGCTACGACACCGTCCGGCTGCCTGCCGGCACGCACTACTTCATCTGCGGCGTGCCGGACCACTGCCAAGCCGGCATGAAGCTCGCCGTCAAGGTCTACTGA